The following are from one region of the Corylus avellana chromosome ca1, CavTom2PMs-1.0 genome:
- the LOC132175385 gene encoding replication protein A 14 kDa subunit A-like, translating into MDTSRPTVFVNAELLPMYVGRKVRAVVQVTQSDGEIKTGKSTDELQLIIKGLPQVPLMTHVEVIGIAESEQSIHAETWTNFGNTFDTQSYNQVCQLANGEFKGLFL; encoded by the exons ATGGATACATCAAGACCCACAGTTTTTGTCAATGCAGAGTTGTTGCCCATGTATGTAGGAAGGAAGGTTCGTGCAGTTGTTCAAGTTACTCAATCTGATGGCGAAATCAAAACGGGAAAATCTACAGATGAACTTCAATTGATTATAAAAGGACTTCCACAGGTCCCTCTTATGACTCACGTTGAGGTGATTGGTATTGCTGAGAGTGAGCAGTCCATTCATGCTGAAACATGGACCAACTTTGGTAACACATTTG ACACACAATCATACAATCAGGTATGCCAACTTGCAAATGGGGAGTTTAAAGGTCTATTTCTTTAG